In the genome of Staphylococcus durrellii, one region contains:
- the comGB gene encoding competence type IV pilus assembly protein ComGB encodes MKKLTKNIFKKYPSKIISKQEQIEFISRLNDLLTHGFTVSEAFKLLIQQTTFRRDTIKEHILATISSGANCNQILKSLRFPQSVVMFIYFAELFGDLSICLVHVQTYLERNYHAKRMLLKTIQYPIVLISIFMIMLVTMNYTIIPQFNELFKTMDVKLSPLQQFMSLFITVLPKIILYSVTFISILIIIFWSIYQRLTIPQQIKFMTFIPIINHYFRLFKTYRLASELSLFYRHGVTLQNIVKLYEMQNDDRYLKFLAAHIARGTQQGDKLGTILSKLSCYQSDLITFITQGEQSGKLGLELQFYSAIIRTKIEQRMKRQIQIIQPLTFSILAFLIIALYLVIMLPMFELIQTIK; translated from the coding sequence GTGAAGAAACTTACCAAAAATATATTTAAAAAATATCCAAGTAAAATCATTTCTAAGCAAGAACAAATTGAATTTATTAGTAGATTAAATGATTTATTAACTCATGGTTTTACAGTATCAGAGGCATTTAAGCTTTTAATACAGCAAACAACTTTCAGAAGAGACACTATAAAAGAACACATTTTAGCAACGATATCTTCTGGTGCAAATTGTAATCAAATATTAAAATCATTACGTTTTCCACAATCAGTAGTTATGTTTATTTACTTTGCGGAACTTTTTGGAGATTTGTCAATTTGTTTAGTTCATGTACAAACATATTTAGAAAGAAATTATCATGCAAAAAGGATGTTACTTAAAACTATACAATACCCAATAGTTTTAATATCTATCTTTATGATCATGCTAGTTACAATGAATTATACTATTATTCCTCAATTCAATGAGCTCTTTAAAACAATGGACGTTAAACTCTCACCATTGCAACAATTTATGAGTCTCTTCATAACAGTACTACCTAAAATAATATTATATAGTGTGACCTTCATATCTATCCTAATTATTATTTTTTGGTCGATATATCAACGATTAACAATTCCACAACAAATTAAATTCATGACATTTATACCTATAATTAACCATTACTTCAGACTCTTCAAAACATATAGACTTGCTTCAGAATTGTCATTATTTTATCGCCATGGCGTTACTTTACAAAATATAGTTAAGCTCTATGAAATGCAAAATGATGATCGCTATTTGAAATTTCTAGCTGCACACATTGCTCGAGGAACACAACAAGGTGATAAACTAGGTACAATATTATCAAAGTTATCTTGTTATCAATCAGACCTAATTACATTTATTACACAAGGAGAACAAAGCGGTAAATTAGGTTTAGAATTACAATTTTATAGCGCTATAATCAGAACTAAAATTGAACAACGTATGAAACGTCAAATTCAAATAATCCAGCCTTTAACTTTTAGTATTTTAGCTTTCTTAATAATAGCACTCTATTTAGTAATAATGCTTCCAATGTTCGAATTAATTCAAACTATCAAGTAA
- a CDS encoding rhodanese-like domain-containing protein: protein MSNFWFIALALIIIIIAYMLINQLINKRAVTELTQNDFHDGLRKAQVIDVREKVDYEYGHIVGARNIPITMFKQRFQGLRKDQPIYLCDANGIASYRAARILKKNGFTDVYMLKGGYKKWTGKIKSKK from the coding sequence ATGAGTAACTTTTGGTTTATAGCTTTAGCATTAATAATTATCATCATCGCTTATATGCTAATCAATCAATTAATCAATAAAAGAGCAGTTACTGAATTAACCCAAAATGATTTTCATGATGGATTAAGAAAAGCTCAAGTCATTGATGTAAGAGAAAAGGTTGATTACGAATATGGGCACATTGTTGGAGCTCGCAATATTCCTATTACAATGTTTAAACAAAGATTTCAAGGTTTAAGAAAAGACCAGCCTATTTACCTTTGTGATGCAAATGGAATAGCAAGTTATCGTGCAGCAAGAATCTTGAAGAAAAATGGCTTCACTGACGTCTATATGCTTAAAGGCGGCTATAAAAAATGGACAGGCAAAATAAAATCAAAAAAATAA
- the gcvPB gene encoding aminomethyl-transferring glycine dehydrogenase subunit GcvPB, protein MVVNKSTPLIFERSKKDRYAYTLPKKEIQSNAVEQLLDDKFIRKDKAEFPEISELDLVRHYTELSNKNFGVDSGFYPLGSCTMKYNPKINEKVARIPGLAESHPLQDESQVQGSLEIIYNLQEELKEITGMDEVTLQPAAGAHGEWTALMIFKAYHLKNNEGHRDEVIVPDSAHGTNPASAAFAGFKAVTVKSNERGEVDVEDLKRVVNDNTAAIMLTNPNTLGIFEKNIIEIRNIVHEAGGLLYYDGANLNAIMDKVRPGDMGFDAVHLNLHKTFTGPHGGGGPGSGPIGVKKELASFLPKPMVIKENNTFKYDNDIENSIGRVKPFYGNFGIYLRAYTYIRTMGNIGLKEVSEAAVLNANYIKARLSKHFEIPYDQYCKHEFVLSGSKQKEHGVRTLDMAKRLLDFGVHPPTIYFPLNVDEGMMIEPTETESKETLDYFCDSMIHIAEEVENNPDIVLEAPHTTIIDRLDETKAARKPELKFKRLAEEK, encoded by the coding sequence ATGGTAGTAAATAAATCTACACCACTAATTTTTGAACGTTCTAAAAAGGATAGATACGCTTATACATTACCCAAAAAAGAAATACAAAGCAATGCTGTTGAACAATTACTCGATGATAAATTTATTCGAAAAGATAAAGCAGAATTCCCTGAAATATCTGAATTAGATTTAGTACGCCATTATACCGAGTTATCTAATAAAAACTTTGGTGTAGATTCAGGATTCTATCCTCTTGGTTCTTGTACAATGAAATATAATCCAAAAATCAATGAAAAAGTAGCACGTATTCCTGGATTAGCAGAATCCCATCCGTTACAAGATGAATCACAAGTACAAGGTTCATTAGAAATTATTTATAATTTACAAGAAGAGTTAAAAGAAATTACTGGCATGGATGAAGTTACTTTACAACCTGCAGCTGGTGCACATGGTGAATGGACTGCGCTAATGATTTTCAAAGCATATCACTTAAAAAATAATGAAGGGCATAGAGATGAAGTCATAGTACCTGACTCAGCACATGGTACAAACCCAGCTTCTGCAGCATTTGCCGGTTTCAAAGCTGTAACAGTTAAATCTAATGAACGTGGTGAAGTGGATGTAGAAGATTTAAAACGTGTCGTAAACGACAATACTGCTGCAATTATGCTAACAAACCCAAATACGTTAGGTATTTTTGAAAAAAACATTATTGAGATTAGAAACATCGTACATGAAGCAGGTGGTTTATTGTATTATGATGGTGCTAACTTAAACGCTATTATGGATAAAGTAAGACCTGGAGATATGGGCTTTGACGCAGTACATTTAAACTTACACAAAACATTTACTGGACCACATGGTGGCGGTGGGCCAGGATCAGGACCTATAGGTGTTAAAAAAGAATTAGCTAGCTTCTTACCAAAACCAATGGTAATAAAAGAAAATAATACATTCAAATATGATAATGACATTGAAAATTCTATCGGTCGCGTTAAACCATTCTATGGTAACTTCGGTATATATTTAAGAGCTTATACTTATATTCGTACAATGGGGAATATTGGCTTAAAAGAAGTTTCAGAAGCTGCAGTGTTAAATGCAAACTATATTAAAGCACGTTTAAGTAAACATTTTGAAATTCCTTACGATCAATATTGTAAACATGAGTTCGTATTAAGTGGTTCTAAACAAAAAGAACATGGTGTGCGTACTTTAGATATGGCTAAACGGTTGCTTGATTTTGGAGTACACCCACCTACAATTTACTTCCCATTAAATGTTGATGAAGGTATGATGATCGAACCAACAGAAACAGAGTCTAAAGAAACACTAGATTATTTCTGTGACTCGATGATTCACATAGCGGAAGAGGTTGAAAACAACCCAGATATAGTCTTAGAAGCACCACATACTACTATCATAGATCGTTTAGACGAAACTAAAGCTGCACGTAAACCTGAGCTTAAATTTAAACGCTTAGCAGAAGAAAAGTAA
- a CDS encoding YqgQ family protein, translating into MRQNLNNFYDVLQLLKKYGFIVYFKDKDDMYEMIEQEISQLFHYELISKDDYIKCKLIIKQRRMNR; encoded by the coding sequence ATGAGACAAAATCTTAATAACTTTTATGATGTTTTACAATTGTTAAAAAAATACGGTTTTATTGTTTATTTTAAAGATAAAGATGATATGTATGAAATGATTGAGCAAGAAATTTCTCAATTATTCCATTATGAATTAATATCAAAAGACGATTATATTAAATGTAAATTAATTATAAAGCAGAGAAGGATGAATAGATAA
- a CDS encoding MTH1187 family thiamine-binding protein: MAIVDVVIIPVGTEGPSVSKYIAEIQTKLKEYKQAGKIDYQLTPMNTLIEGDLADLLEVVQVIHELPFNEGLDRVCTNIRIDDRRDKSRKMRDKLTSVEKHLNHSGDSNENI; this comes from the coding sequence ATGGCAATTGTTGACGTTGTAATAATCCCAGTAGGTACAGAAGGTCCAAGCGTTAGTAAATATATAGCAGAAATACAAACAAAATTAAAAGAATACAAACAAGCCGGAAAAATAGACTACCAACTTACACCAATGAATACTTTAATTGAAGGTGATTTAGCAGACTTATTAGAAGTTGTTCAAGTTATTCATGAATTACCATTTAATGAAGGTCTAGATAGAGTTTGTACTAACATTAGAATAGATGATAGACGTGATAAATCTAGAAAAATGAGAGACAAACTTACTTCTGTCGAAAAGCATCTAAATCATAGTGGTGATAGTAATGAAAATATCTAG
- a CDS encoding MBL fold metallo-hydrolase produces the protein MKISSLTLGPVETNCYFIENNHGIIIIDPAGESGEIIKKVNQLNKPVKAVLLTHAHFDHIAALDDIIDKYQVSVYMSNIEFDFLQNTEKNGSAKFKQLGLPEVISEAKPISLEEGKVSIEGFDFEILHTPGHSPGSLTFVFEQFAIVGDTLFNQGIGRTDLYMGDYETLVDSIQDKLFNLEGDLPLFPGHGPYTTVDDEQFNPFLHG, from the coding sequence ATGAAAATATCTAGCTTAACACTAGGTCCAGTAGAGACTAATTGTTATTTCATTGAGAATAATCACGGGATAATCATAATTGATCCTGCAGGTGAAAGTGGCGAGATTATTAAAAAAGTTAACCAACTAAATAAACCAGTTAAAGCGGTATTATTAACTCATGCTCATTTTGACCATATAGCTGCATTAGATGATATTATAGATAAATATCAAGTATCTGTGTATATGAGTAACATTGAGTTTGACTTTTTACAAAATACAGAAAAAAATGGCTCAGCAAAATTTAAACAATTAGGTTTACCTGAAGTAATAAGTGAAGCTAAGCCAATATCTTTAGAAGAAGGTAAAGTTAGTATCGAAGGGTTTGATTTTGAAATTTTACACACGCCTGGTCATTCTCCTGGTAGTTTAACTTTTGTTTTTGAACAATTCGCAATTGTTGGAGACACATTATTTAATCAAGGCATCGGTCGTACAGATTTATATATGGGAGATTATGAAACGCTAGTCGACTCTATACAAGATAAGTTATTCAATTTAGAAGGCGATTTACCTTTATTCCCAGGACATGGGCCATATACAACTGTTGACGATGAACAATTTAATCCATTTTTACATGGCTAG
- the comGA gene encoding competence type IV pilus ATPase ComGA: MKLLFNEILNKAINKNSSDIHFIPTDNKVCIKLRIQDELIHEQAITKNLYIKLLTFMKYQANLDVSTSHKAQSGRYVYKRKELYYLRISTLPLSLGLESCVIRIVPHYFDPQQQPLNFSYLYNLMNKKQGLLLFTGPTGSGKSTSMYHMSMYAKEQLNLNVITIEDPVERIINGITQISVNEKAGINYHNSFKAILRCDPDVILIGEIRNELIAKQVIHASLSGHLVLTTMHANNCKGTLLRLLEMDVTKQELTQSVLNITNQRLVTSNDNQRFLIAENMSNADIHYFFEHNYKLPEDFQSLPKELKSLTEEGVICEETYQKYI; this comes from the coding sequence TTGAAATTATTGTTCAATGAAATACTTAATAAAGCTATTAATAAAAATAGTTCTGATATCCATTTTATACCTACTGATAATAAGGTTTGTATTAAATTACGCATACAGGACGAATTAATTCATGAACAAGCAATAACTAAAAATTTATATATAAAGCTATTAACCTTTATGAAATATCAAGCCAATTTGGATGTCTCAACGAGTCACAAAGCTCAAAGTGGCAGATATGTTTATAAACGTAAAGAATTATATTATCTTCGTATTTCTACACTCCCGTTATCACTTGGTTTGGAAAGTTGTGTTATTAGAATCGTTCCTCACTATTTTGATCCACAACAACAACCTTTAAACTTCTCTTATTTATATAATTTAATGAATAAAAAGCAAGGCTTACTATTATTCACTGGGCCGACAGGTTCTGGCAAAAGTACGAGTATGTATCATATGTCGATGTATGCTAAAGAACAATTGAATTTAAATGTTATTACAATTGAAGATCCAGTTGAACGTATTATTAATGGGATTACACAAATTTCAGTTAACGAAAAAGCAGGAATAAACTATCACAATTCTTTTAAAGCTATTTTACGCTGTGATCCTGATGTAATACTAATTGGTGAAATTAGAAATGAACTAATTGCTAAGCAAGTTATACATGCCAGTTTAAGTGGTCATTTAGTATTAACAACTATGCATGCTAATAATTGCAAAGGAACCTTATTGCGTTTACTAGAAATGGATGTTACAAAACAAGAACTAACTCAATCTGTGCTCAATATTACTAATCAACGTTTAGTCACATCTAATGATAATCAAAGATTTTTAATCGCTGAGAATATGTCCAATGCAGATATTCATTATTTCTTTGAACACAATTATAAGTTACCTGAAGATTTTCAAAGCTTACCAAAAGAATTAAAATCTCTAACCGAAGAGGGGGTAATTTGTGAAGAAACTTACCAAAAATATATTTAA
- the gcvPA gene encoding aminomethyl-transferring glycine dehydrogenase subunit GcvPA, translating into MSHRYIPLTQQDKQEMLDVIGAKSIDELFGDVPKDILLNGELNIDDGESETSLYKKLNNIAKKNITKETHTSFLGAGVYDHYAPAVVDAMISRSEFYTAYTPYQPEISQGELQAIFEFQTLICELTGMDIANSSMYDGMTSFAEACILAFSQTKKNKVVVSKGLHYQALQVLKTYIKTRAEFELVEVDLDGTVTDLTILEEAIDDNTAAVAIQYPNFYGSIEDLEKIQSFINDKKALFIVYTNPISLGLLTPPGSFGADIVVGDTQPFGIPAQFGGPHCGFFATTKKLMRKTPGRLVGQTEDEDGNRGFVLTLQAREQHIRRDKATSNICSNQALNALASSICMSALGKQGLQDIALRNFENANYAKEQFKSQGFTVLEGTSFNEFVVKFDQPISDINAALVEEGFIGGFDLKEVDDNLDQHMLVAVTELRTKAEIDSFVKKAGEINGSK; encoded by the coding sequence GTGAGTCATCGTTATATTCCATTAACCCAGCAAGATAAACAAGAAATGTTAGATGTAATAGGTGCCAAATCAATAGATGAACTTTTTGGAGATGTGCCAAAGGATATATTATTGAATGGAGAATTAAATATTGACGACGGGGAATCAGAAACCTCTCTATATAAAAAGTTAAATAATATCGCTAAAAAGAATATTACCAAAGAAACACATACTTCATTCTTAGGGGCAGGCGTTTATGATCATTATGCTCCCGCTGTAGTAGATGCTATGATCTCAAGATCAGAATTTTACACTGCGTATACACCTTATCAACCTGAAATTTCACAAGGGGAATTACAAGCTATTTTTGAATTCCAAACTTTAATCTGTGAACTAACTGGCATGGATATTGCTAACTCTTCCATGTATGATGGTATGACTAGTTTTGCAGAGGCTTGTATTTTAGCATTTAGCCAAACTAAAAAGAATAAAGTTGTAGTCTCTAAAGGATTACATTATCAAGCGTTACAAGTATTAAAAACTTATATTAAAACTCGTGCCGAATTCGAATTAGTCGAAGTTGATTTAGACGGTACAGTTACTGATTTGACTATACTAGAGGAAGCAATTGATGATAATACAGCTGCCGTTGCCATTCAATATCCAAACTTTTATGGTTCTATTGAAGACTTAGAAAAAATTCAATCATTTATAAATGATAAAAAAGCATTATTCATTGTATATACAAATCCTATTTCTCTTGGTTTATTAACGCCTCCTGGAAGTTTTGGTGCTGATATTGTGGTTGGTGACACACAACCTTTCGGTATCCCAGCACAATTTGGCGGACCACATTGTGGATTCTTTGCCACTACTAAAAAACTAATGCGTAAAACACCAGGACGTTTAGTAGGGCAAACTGAGGATGAGGATGGTAATCGTGGCTTCGTACTAACATTACAAGCACGTGAACAACATATTAGACGTGATAAAGCTACATCAAATATTTGTTCGAACCAAGCTCTTAACGCATTAGCATCTTCTATTTGTATGTCAGCTCTAGGAAAACAAGGCTTGCAAGATATTGCTTTAAGAAACTTTGAAAATGCTAATTATGCTAAAGAGCAATTTAAGTCTCAAGGTTTCACAGTATTAGAAGGTACCTCATTTAATGAGTTTGTCGTTAAATTTGACCAACCTATTTCTGATATAAACGCTGCATTAGTTGAAGAAGGTTTTATTGGGGGCTTCGATTTAAAAGAAGTTGATGATAATTTAGATCAACATATGTTGGTAGCAGTTACTGAATTAAGAACAAAGGCTGAGATAGATAGTTTTGTTAAGAAAGCAGGTGAAATCAATGGTAGTAAATAA
- the comGD gene encoding competence type IV pilus minor pilin ComGD, whose product MNKNHAKTGKQYLLLMVRLLLVKPAFSYLEVIIVMIILTTMLHLQFNNKIHSTSFNSTESKIKILISEFQYLKSKAIKEEQSVILIFKPHTNTIKIIDSHRNNYQPLVIKNGIVHPYTNLKYIAFDKHGHNHQFGSLYITLDNTMYKIIFHIEKGRMRYEKI is encoded by the coding sequence ATGAACAAAAATCATGCAAAAACGGGCAAACAATATCTATTACTAATGGTGAGGCTGTTGCTAGTTAAACCGGCATTTTCTTATTTGGAAGTAATTATTGTAATGATTATTCTAACTACGATGCTGCATTTACAATTTAATAATAAAATTCATTCAACATCATTTAATTCAACTGAAAGTAAAATTAAAATATTAATTTCAGAGTTTCAATATTTGAAATCTAAAGCCATTAAAGAAGAACAATCGGTGATATTAATTTTTAAACCACATACGAATACTATAAAAATAATTGATTCGCACAGAAATAACTATCAGCCTTTAGTTATAAAAAATGGTATTGTGCATCCATATACAAATTTAAAATATATTGCTTTCGATAAACATGGCCATAACCATCAATTTGGATCACTTTATATTACATTGGATAATACAATGTATAAAATAATATTTCATATTGAAAAGGGAAGAATGCGATATGAAAAAATTTAA
- a CDS encoding competence type IV pilus minor pilin ComGF → MIEMMFSLLIMLVIIQLVPLLLKTLLLYNSTMTSIADIELAFFLKDLITDYNDTKDVTVLTDNAIKFHKDNTTYHYKFKNNKIIKAVNNKGNITMLNNVTKFKVTTLINKNIMINITVQDQGETIEKTLHL, encoded by the coding sequence ATGATAGAAATGATGTTTTCACTTTTAATAATGTTAGTGATAATCCAATTAGTGCCACTATTGTTAAAAACATTACTTTTATATAATTCAACTATGACTAGTATTGCTGATATAGAGCTAGCGTTTTTTCTAAAAGATTTAATTACTGATTACAATGACACGAAAGATGTAACAGTGTTAACAGATAATGCGATTAAATTTCACAAAGATAACACGACATATCATTACAAATTTAAAAATAACAAGATAATTAAAGCAGTTAACAATAAAGGCAATATTACTATGTTAAATAATGTAACAAAATTCAAAGTTACTACTTTAATAAATAAAAATATAATGATAAATATTACTGTACAAGACCAAGGTGAGACAATTGAGAAAACATTACATCTTTAA
- a CDS encoding glucokinase encodes MKKIILAADVGGTTCKLGLFDENLERLEKWSIETDTTDSTGYTLLKGVYDSFEEKVNAFGYTFNDVIGVGIGVPGPVEFKTGIVNGAVNLYWKNNVNVREIFKQFVSCPVYVDNDANVAALGEKHKGAGKGSDDVVAITLGTGLGGGIISNGEIVHGHNGSGAEIGHFRVDHDQRFKCNCGKSGCVETVASATGVVNLVNFYYPKLTFKSSILELIKTNNVTAKAVFNAAKAGDQFCIFITERVANYIAYLCSIISVTSNPKYIVLGGGMSTAGLILIENIKTEYYNLTFSPAQQDTEIVQAELGNDAGITGAAGLIYTYVLEKEGIK; translated from the coding sequence ATGAAGAAAATCATATTAGCTGCAGATGTTGGTGGAACCACTTGTAAGTTAGGTTTGTTCGATGAAAATTTAGAAAGATTGGAAAAATGGTCAATCGAAACTGATACAACAGATTCAACTGGTTATACATTACTTAAAGGTGTCTACGATTCATTTGAAGAGAAAGTTAATGCTTTTGGCTATACTTTTAATGATGTCATAGGTGTTGGTATCGGTGTACCAGGACCAGTAGAATTTAAAACTGGTATAGTTAATGGTGCAGTTAACTTGTATTGGAAAAACAATGTAAACGTTAGAGAAATTTTCAAACAGTTTGTGTCTTGTCCAGTTTATGTTGATAATGATGCAAATGTTGCAGCACTTGGCGAAAAACATAAAGGTGCCGGTAAAGGTTCAGATGATGTAGTGGCTATTACTTTAGGTACTGGACTTGGTGGCGGTATTATTTCAAACGGTGAAATAGTGCACGGTCACAATGGATCAGGAGCAGAAATTGGTCATTTTAGAGTAGATCACGATCAAAGATTTAAATGTAATTGTGGCAAGTCTGGTTGTGTTGAAACAGTAGCTTCTGCAACTGGAGTCGTTAATTTAGTTAATTTTTACTATCCTAAACTAACATTCAAATCATCAATTTTAGAGTTAATTAAAACAAATAATGTCACAGCTAAAGCTGTGTTTAATGCTGCAAAAGCTGGCGATCAATTCTGTATCTTTATTACAGAGAGAGTAGCTAATTATATCGCTTACCTATGTAGTATAATTAGTGTTACAAGCAATCCTAAATACATCGTATTAGGCGGAGGAATGTCTACAGCTGGCTTAATACTAATTGAAAATATTAAAACCGAATATTATAATCTAACATTTTCACCTGCACAGCAAGATACTGAAATTGTTCAAGCAGAATTAGGTAATGATGCAGGAATTACAGGTGCTGCAGGTTTAATCTATACTTATGTATTAGAGAAGGAAGGTATTAAATAA
- the gcvT gene encoding glycine cleavage system aminomethyltransferase GcvT, whose protein sequence is MTNDLKKTPLYQTFVDNDAKIVEFGGWAMPVQFSSIKEEHIAVRTGVGIFDVSHMGEILITGSESAQFIQYMLSNDTNLITTEKAQYTALCNENGGIIDDLITYKLDQDTFLLVVNAANTDKDFNWIKSNSSNFNVEVENVSDQYGQLAIQGPKARKLIQQDVDFDLSSMKPFDVVHSVSYLGKTIMLSQSGYTGEDGFEIYCKAEDCVALWNHFIKHGVTPCGLGSRDTLRLEAGLPLHGQDLSETITPYEGGIAFAAKPLIEPDFIGKSVLKEQKENGAKRRTIGIEIIDKGIPRTGYEVLDIEGSRIGEVTSGTQSPKSGKSIGLAIIDRDQFELDKEILIQIRKRQVKAKIVKKNQITK, encoded by the coding sequence ATGACGAATGACCTAAAAAAAACACCCCTTTATCAAACTTTCGTTGATAACGACGCAAAGATAGTAGAGTTTGGCGGATGGGCTATGCCTGTACAATTTTCAAGCATTAAAGAAGAGCATATCGCAGTAAGAACTGGCGTGGGAATTTTTGACGTAAGTCATATGGGAGAAATATTAATTACAGGTAGTGAAAGTGCTCAGTTCATACAATATATGCTTTCAAATGATACTAATTTAATAACTACAGAAAAAGCACAATATACTGCTTTATGTAATGAAAATGGTGGCATTATCGACGATTTAATCACTTATAAACTTGATCAAGACACTTTTTTATTAGTAGTTAATGCAGCAAATACAGATAAAGATTTTAACTGGATTAAATCGAATAGTAGTAATTTTAACGTTGAAGTTGAAAATGTATCAGACCAATATGGACAATTAGCTATTCAAGGGCCTAAAGCAAGAAAATTAATTCAACAAGATGTTGATTTTGATCTTTCGTCAATGAAACCATTTGATGTAGTTCATAGTGTTTCATATTTAGGGAAAACGATTATGCTTTCTCAATCAGGTTATACTGGAGAAGATGGCTTTGAAATTTATTGTAAAGCTGAAGATTGTGTCGCTTTATGGAATCACTTTATTAAACACGGGGTAACGCCTTGTGGTCTTGGATCTAGGGATACACTACGTTTAGAGGCAGGTTTACCACTTCATGGCCAAGACTTGAGTGAGACTATTACACCATATGAAGGTGGTATTGCTTTTGCTGCGAAACCACTTATCGAACCTGATTTTATTGGCAAATCTGTTTTAAAAGAGCAAAAAGAGAATGGCGCTAAAAGAAGGACTATCGGCATTGAAATTATAGATAAAGGTATACCACGTACTGGTTATGAAGTATTAGATATTGAGGGTAGTCGTATTGGCGAAGTTACTTCAGGCACTCAATCGCCAAAAAGTGGTAAATCGATAGGTTTAGCAATTATTGATAGAGATCAATTTGAACTAGACAAAGAAATTTTAATTCAAATTCGAAAACGTCAAGTTAAAGCTAAGATTGTGAAAAAAAATCAAATTACTAAATAA
- the comGC gene encoding competence type IV pilus major pilin ComGC gives MKKIKHLKAFTLIEMLLVLLIISLLLVLIIPNISKQSKHIQSTGCKAQLKLVDSQIQAYTLKFGQSPDNIDNLVSEGFIKDEQKSCKNGQTISITNGEAVAS, from the coding sequence ATGAAAAAAATTAAACATTTAAAAGCATTTACTTTAATTGAAATGCTTTTAGTATTACTCATTATTAGCTTACTATTAGTATTAATCATCCCAAACATTTCAAAACAATCTAAACATATTCAATCAACTGGGTGTAAAGCACAATTAAAGTTAGTGGATAGTCAAATCCAAGCTTATACTTTGAAATTCGGTCAGTCACCAGACAATATAGATAATTTAGTGTCAGAAGGTTTTATTAAAGATGAACAAAAATCATGCAAAAACGGGCAAACAATATCTATTACTAATGGTGAGGCTGTTGCTAGTTAA
- a CDS encoding shikimate kinase, translated as MDSSITPIVLIGFMGTGKTTIGQYMAKSNHLSFVDLDHYIVQQEKLTIPEIFNSIGEAGFRQLEAKYLQECLSRYDIISTGGGIIEGDASYQTLKNVSNVIWLDCDINILYERIKNDHNRPNASNKTLSSLNDLYLSRVSRYNEIAFIKVASDMTLSELQTTIIERITCD; from the coding sequence ATGGACAGTAGTATAACACCGATAGTATTAATTGGCTTTATGGGTACTGGTAAAACTACCATAGGACAATACATGGCTAAATCAAATCATCTTTCCTTTGTAGATTTAGATCATTATATCGTTCAACAAGAAAAACTTACGATACCTGAAATTTTTAATTCAATTGGTGAAGCAGGTTTTCGTCAATTAGAAGCTAAATACTTACAAGAATGTTTATCCCGTTATGATATTATATCGACGGGTGGTGGTATTATTGAAGGAGACGCATCATATCAAACATTAAAAAATGTTAGTAACGTCATTTGGTTAGATTGTGATATAAATATATTGTATGAACGTATTAAAAATGACCATAATAGACCTAATGCTAGTAATAAAACACTTTCATCACTAAATGACTTGTATTTATCTAGAGTTTCAAGATATAATGAAATCGCATTCATTAAAGTTGCTAGTGATATGACTTTAAGTGAATTACAAACCACAATAATAGAACGCATAACATGCGATTGA